In Synechococcus sp. MW101C3, one genomic interval encodes:
- a CDS encoding phosphonate ABC transporter ATP-binding protein, with protein sequence MNPVLELRGITVPGQPRPRLEGIDLTIRQGERVALLGASGAGKSTLLAVANGLLPAQHGEVLWEGRPPARSRRGRRLQQARIGTLWQDLRLVEELSVQQNLNAARLAVWGWPKALLNLLLPLETDACRQAMATMDLEPHLLERPVSALSGGQRQRVAMARLLRQDPVLLLADEPLASLDPRLAAELLALLLRQAVPPRALLLSLHRPDLLEGFDRAIGLRQGRLVFDGPIAAVHRALLTDLYEGTPPCS encoded by the coding sequence ATGAACCCGGTGCTCGAACTGCGCGGCATCACGGTGCCGGGCCAACCCCGACCGCGGCTCGAGGGCATTGACCTCACCATCCGCCAGGGCGAGCGGGTGGCGTTGCTCGGGGCCAGCGGCGCCGGCAAGAGCACCCTGCTGGCGGTGGCCAATGGGCTGCTGCCAGCGCAGCACGGCGAGGTGCTGTGGGAGGGCCGGCCACCGGCCCGCTCACGGCGGGGCCGCCGCCTGCAGCAGGCCCGCATCGGCACCCTCTGGCAGGACCTGCGCCTGGTGGAAGAGCTCAGCGTCCAGCAGAACCTCAATGCCGCGCGGCTGGCGGTCTGGGGCTGGCCGAAGGCCCTGCTCAACCTGCTGCTGCCGCTCGAAACCGACGCCTGCCGCCAGGCGATGGCGACGATGGACCTGGAGCCACACCTGCTGGAGCGGCCGGTGTCGGCTCTCTCCGGCGGCCAGCGCCAGCGGGTGGCCATGGCGCGGCTGCTGCGCCAGGACCCGGTGCTGCTGCTGGCCGATGAACCTCTGGCCAGCCTTGATCCCCGCCTGGCGGCGGAGCTGCTGGCCCTGCTGCTGCGTCAGGCGGTGCCGCCGCGTGCCCTGCTGCTCAGCCTGCACCGCCCCGATCTGCTGGAGGGCTTCGATCGGGCGATCGGTCTGCGGCAGGGCCGGCTGGTGTTCGACGGGCCGATCGCCGCGGTGCACCGGGCGCTGCTGACCGACCTCTACGAAGGCACGCCGCCGTGCAGCTGA
- a CDS encoding putative selenate ABC transporter substrate-binding protein, whose protein sequence is MTFRIRATAALVGLSLALLPALAPAGGPLPSLLSEAKAQQNTKVLRIGAIPDQKPEVLNRLYPLVANELSRQLGVKVTYVPVVDYAAAVTAFRTGGLDLVWFGSLTGVQARLQKPGAQVVAQRDIDASFQSVFIANTSSGLKPISNVKGLTELKGKRFTFGSESSTSGRLMPQFYLNQAGVKLSDFAGGVPGFSSSHDATIALVQSGAYQAGALSEEVWRSNLSEGKVNRAKVIQIWKTPGYPNYHWLAQPDLDKRFGKGFSTRMRTAILSWRTTDPEQKQILALFGAQRFIPAKAADYARIEQVGRQIGKIR, encoded by the coding sequence ATGACGTTCCGCATCCGTGCCACCGCTGCGCTGGTGGGCCTTTCCCTGGCGCTGCTGCCGGCCCTGGCCCCCGCCGGCGGCCCCCTGCCGTCGCTGCTGAGCGAGGCGAAGGCGCAGCAGAACACCAAGGTGCTGCGCATCGGTGCGATCCCCGACCAGAAGCCTGAGGTGCTCAACCGGCTCTACCCGCTGGTGGCCAATGAACTCAGCCGTCAGCTGGGCGTGAAGGTCACTTACGTGCCGGTGGTGGATTACGCCGCCGCCGTCACCGCTTTCCGCACCGGCGGCCTGGATCTGGTCTGGTTCGGCAGTCTCACGGGGGTGCAGGCGCGCCTGCAGAAGCCCGGCGCCCAGGTGGTCGCCCAGCGCGACATCGACGCCTCGTTCCAGAGCGTCTTCATCGCCAACACCAGCAGCGGCCTCAAGCCGATCTCCAACGTGAAGGGGCTGACGGAGTTGAAGGGCAAGCGTTTCACCTTTGGCTCGGAGAGTTCCACCTCCGGCCGCCTGATGCCCCAGTTCTACCTGAACCAGGCCGGGGTCAAGCTCAGCGATTTCGCCGGCGGTGTCCCCGGCTTCAGCAGCAGCCATGACGCCACCATCGCCCTGGTGCAGAGCGGCGCCTACCAGGCCGGCGCCCTCAGCGAAGAGGTGTGGCGCAGCAACCTCAGCGAGGGCAAGGTCAACCGCGCCAAGGTGATCCAGATCTGGAAAACCCCCGGCTACCCCAACTACCACTGGCTTGCCCAGCCCGATCTCGACAAGCGCTTCGGCAAGGGCTTCAGCACCCGCATGCGCACGGCGATCCTCAGCTGGCGGACCACCGACCCCGAGCAGAAGCAGATCCTCGCCCTGTTCGGCGCCCAGCGGTTCATCCCCGCCAAGGCCGCGGATTACGCCCGTATCGAGCAGGTGGGCCGTCAGATCGGCAAGATCCGCTGA